The following are encoded together in the Portunus trituberculatus isolate SZX2019 chromosome 25, ASM1759143v1, whole genome shotgun sequence genome:
- the LOC123508676 gene encoding putative glycine-rich cell wall structural protein 1: GGGGGGGGGGGGGGGGGGGGGGGGGGGGGGGGGGGGGGG, translated from the exons ggaggaggaggaggaggaggaggaggaggaggaggaggaggaggaggaggagga ggaggaggaggaggaggaggaggaggaggaggaggaggaggaggaggaggaggaggaggagga